TCCTTCGGTTGCggcttcagtttcagtttcaggtTCAGTCGGTGGCCCATCAATTGGCTTTGTCGATTATCAATTTCCAGCGCTAATTGGCGTGCATTATTTATAGTCGAGCGAGCACACGACGGCTGGCTGATGCCACGCATCTAATGACGTCACAGGGGAAAGCGCGAGCAGAGAAATCGATTGGCGAAACAAAGACGTCATCACTTTGCCGTCGGAGGACATGCGCAGCGGAGCAGAGCGAGACAGCAGACTTCGGGCATGAATGAATGAGTGGATATTTGCGGGAGGTAAGCGGAGGGGGGAACTCTGCTTATCGCGCCCAGGTGAAAATAGCCAGGTGAGTAGGCAGAGCGGCAGAGGAAAAACACCGGCCGGCGGCTCAGTGTTCCCCTGCTTTGTGGCCATCTCGCTTGCCCGATGACGTCCTTGCTGCGACACCAGTCGTCTCGCTCTCGTCTGACGTCACTTGTCCTTGGCGGGGTGGTCTATTTCCGAGTGTGCAGCACCACCCGCCCATGACGTCACCGTCGTGCTGCCTGCCTTTCCGCTCCGCTGCAGCGAAAGTGCCCGGAAATAGTCAGAGGATAACGACACGTGCTGCAGCCCCCGCTTCCTTCCACGCCCTTGGTCCTTCCACTGGTTTTGTTccgtaaaaatagtttttgcaGTGACCATAAAAATGCAGCGTGACATACGTTGCATGGAAAGTTGAGTGGGAAAAGGCTGAAAATAACAAtggaatattttaaaatatatcgAATAAATTAAGTAGGACTGAGTGGGTTTTAGGGGGAGTTGCCCAGGGGAGTTGGCTAGAAATCGCAAAAGTAGTGCTATAAAATAACGATTATGAAATAGTTAGCATTCATTTTATCACCTACTAGGCAGATTATATAACAACCGACAACTTAAACTGATTAATGAGACATCTCAAGACCCTCTCAACTAGAATCTAGAATCACCTGACATTGATTCGGTCCTCATGCGATGGCATTAGGGAAGTAGCCCGCTCCCGCAATGGAGCAGCAGACATCCGCCTTGGCTCATTTGTAAGTCGCGCCGTCAACAATTGATTTATGCAGATGGATGGGGCTCTAAAGGTTGCCCCGCGAACGGATTGTGGATTGAATAACTCCAATGCCCCATCAGCGGCCGGCGGCCATTGGATACCGTCACACTTTTTGCTGTCCACCAGCGGAGCCAAGATGCTCCGAGATGTTCCGAGATGCACTGCATGTGAATATCGCCATAAATTAAATGGCCGCTGCAATATGTCAGTGATAAAGAGCACACGATGTTCTAGACAGAACCACAGGCAGCTCCAGTTGCAAGTTCCCAAGATGGAAGAAGATGCCGCGGcattgaaaaaaaaactatatatattgAATTAATTCGCGAGTTGTGGGTCCCAAAATCACAGGTCTTCTGGCCACAATTACAAcgcaaaataataaatagttGAGTTTATAGTTATgttgtatgtgtatgtatgcacactgtttgattttttaattatttaaacataaacattttaatattcACGAAGAAACCACTTCGGTAACTGGCTCTTcaataaaaaacgaaataatCCCAGTGCATAGTCAATTGCAAGTGCAGACTTCTCTAATTGCCCACCACAAACTAGAAAaacactgagcgaaaaagtGCAGTAAAAGTACCATAAACACAATTCGTTAAgtaatatatttgaaatatagTAAGACAACATGTGTACATAGGATCGACCTTTAACATTCAGTCAGCAATTGTGAGTCTGAGAATCCTATCAGCATACAACGTCCCttgatttttttcagtgtacaACTCTGTGGCAGTGGCAACCAGTTGCATGTTCGGAGGCTCAGAAGTGGCATCTTTGGTCTCTCTCGGCGGCGGTTGTCTATTTTCTCACCTGCGGCGCTCAAAGGTGACCTCGACCTGTCTCAAgctatatagatatatataaatatatatataaatatatatgtatttatatatggATATATGCGAGTTTATATGCTTGGATAGTCGCTTGGCTGCAGTGTATTATTTATTGACATTCAGTGAGGCAATCGCCTGGCCGCAGTGGGGCATGTTGTATGTGTCTTCTGTGCCAAAATGCATAGATTTGTATCAATTGATAGTGCAGAACAGAACAGACCAGAACAGGACGGAGAACTTGGTCAGCAGCTGAAAGGCAACATGCAATCGCGTTGTCTGCCAGCGGCTTTTGTCAAATTGAAGGTAGCTTCTACACTCGACCCTCTACAGCTTGGAGATCCGGCGAATGGAGTTCCAGGGAGCCGCACAAAGTCGGGGCACCTTGACAAGCCCAGGCACGTCTTCCGCCGCCAATTGGCCAGAGATGTTGGCCAAAAGATGCTCGCAGTCGGGCCCGGCTGATTGTTTCCCCCTCAGTTGTGTCTCGAACCTCCAAGAACCTCCGAATGCGGGTAATACCCTATCCTATGTGATTTATAAATACATGTGCTGAGCAAAAGAAACTAAATATTAGTACTAactataatttataattgtataagcaaataaatgttatataataaaatatgcaatttgAAAGCACATTTAGTTAGGAACTATAGAGCATAGAGCATCCACATGCTTGCCTAATGCCAATCAAATCCCATTTGATTTCACTTCCCTCGCATTTTTCGGGCAGTCAGAATGCGCGGAATTAATTAAGCGGCTTAAATAAGATGTACTAACAATTTGTTGCTAATGTGCCAATCAGCCATGCAGCCAAAAAGTTCATCATCAAAGAACAAGGAGTGTGCATTACTAAATTAACTTTTGCATCATCGACTAGCGAGCGAATCGTGCATGAAAACATCTCCGGGGAATCAGATGAATTCGGATCTGCCCCAAACACAGAAAAGAAACGGAATATTGTAAtttcaatattaaattaatgttGGCAGCTCTTGATTTCTTGTTGCTGGTGCACCATGGTGTTGCAGCATGTGGCGTGCCGCAAAATAATTTGCGAGTCCACAACAAAGTGGGTCGTTCGCCGCATGACTGTGGGTGTCTCATAAAAGTTTATTTCCAATCGAGCGGAATAAGTGTTTCACAAAAAGCATTAGAAATTAGGAGAGATTTGTTAACCTATTAAGATTGGCTTGAAAAAgcaaatttttaaattgtaataGTAAGTGGAACTAACATCTTAAAGTTAGTCCAGCCAAGTGAACCAATGTTACTCAATATATGCAATAAATTGATTAGAAAGTTGACACGCAAATGGGATAACTTCTCAAGATATTATGTCAGGCATATTGCCAGTGTTGGTACTTAATGATAAAAACTCGTTATAAATTATAATCGCTGCACTTTCCCAGAGCTCAACCGTCCGCAGAGTGACGAGTGCCGAGTACCGAGTGCCTTTTACTTCCACTCACTCCACTGAAGCGAAAACCCCCAGATTCCGCCCCTTTTCGATTGGGTTCTTCCCAGGCGTTGGGCGATACCAAAAGTTCATCCATCGAGAGGTGTGCTAAGCGATAGCAAAAGCCATTTCCCATAATCGCAATCCCCCCcaccaaacaacaacaacaacaaacggcgagcaacgacaacgacaacacGAATTTCTATGGCATCAGGGTAACAATTTTAAGGCTTGTCTCTCTTATGAAATACGACAGCCCAGCgagatttttaaataattcacaGGCGTGATTGGACACGCTTCGAGTAAATAGTAGTAGTATGTATCTGCAAGATACGAGTGCAAAGGGGCAGGGTAAGCCAAATATCCCTGCTTAATTTTCCCCACTCATGCAAACCCTGCTCCTCCGGATGAGCAGAAGATGCCACCGCAACTTGCGGCCAAATGTCAGCAAGCTGCCCGCTCTGCTGGTCCAGTTAAAGTACACTAATTAGTCAGATAGCCGAGTATGGCAGACACCTGAACATGTCAAGGCACTCGCCGGGGTGCCCCTGGCCACCAGAACCCCCTGCTAACCCCTTCTAGCCCCGTCGATCGGAGAGTCGCGGCGATTGCAGCCGCCGACAGCCATTTAAGGAGCCACTCGAGGTCAGTGTGAAACAAATAGCACACGcaaaaaacaatcaaaacgTATCGATGACTAACCTAACCAGTGGAGTGGCCACAGGTGAGTTCGCTCTACGATCTGTACTGCAAATAATTCTAGATAACAATTTTGTCATGCCCAATCACTCAAAAAACCTGTGGAGAATGACAGGCTAAAAGGATTTAATTGATAAGAATCCTGCAGCATTCATTAGTTCCTAAATTCTGCATATAATTACAAACAGTACTATATTTTTCCAAGTGTAATCAACTGGCCGCGGTCACTAGCTTCCTGCTGCTAACACAGACATCATCGGCCAACAAAGCAACAAAGTTCAGTTCCAATTGAACAGCAATTGAATGCGAAATTTATTGCCGGCGATCGATCGCTTGGATCGAATTGAATCGCGGATTCAGAACTGTATCGAATATCGTATTGTTTCATTTCGGTTTCCATTCGCTTGGCTTGTTAGCCAGTCGCTCGTCGGACGGGCCAGCTTCCAATTGTTACTCGCCAAAGGCCCAAAGTGCAGCGACACACACACGCTTGTCCGCAATCATCGGCGTGCTAATGGAGCATTGTGAGCATGATCATAAATTCCGATCGTCCACTTCCTTATGGCAGCCATGGGGCCATGACTCATCGATCCGGTGAGGATCCCATTGTCTTAGCCATTCGCGCTCCAAGGCCATCGAATGCTCCACTCACGGAAGAATTCCCAGCCACGGCTGTTCCCCAATCCAGAAATCTCAGCAAACATAATACTTGCACTCCTCTTCGACTGGTTTTTATTAATAGAAATCAAATCTAATCATTTTTGGGCAGTGTCTTGATAATTGATGTTCAATAAGAAACACAATTTGCTCAAATTATTGCAACAATTCATAGACATTTATTCTCTTACCATTTTCCATTCGATTGGTGtcgttttaaataaaattaaccCTTAGACGATTCAAGGAATCCACGTAATCCGGATGCTGTAAAACATGAAAGGGTCAGTATATGTTTTCGAAACTCCCGCCCGGGTTTTCCCACCGTCAATATAGGCCGCCTGATATTGGTTCCCTTTACATTGAGCACCACATCACGACCCGATCCCTTCAAGCAGAATCCAATGGCCTGGATCACAAACTCCTCGGTGATCTGCTCGCAATCGGTCAAATCAACCACTTTCAACTGCGGACACTTCCGCACCATCCTCATCATACCCACGTCCATCACCCGACCGCACGCGGTCAGTCCAAATAGCTCCAGCTGGCTGAGATCGTTGAAGAACTTGAAGTGATCGTCGTCCAGGATATCGTTGTTGCTGAACCGCAGATCCCTGAGGCTACTCAACTGTCCCAGGCACCTGGCGTGCTCATTGGTGATATGGAACTGACCGGAAAGGTGCAGATGGGTGAGCTTGTTTCCTCGTTTCTCTGCCAGAACCGTGAGGAACCCAATATTCAGCTCGTTGGAGGTCATCCAGGTTTTCAGTGTACAGCGCTCCAGATTGGGCAGGTTGGCGATTACCTCGAAGTTGGTATCGCACCCGGAGAAGATCAGTTCCACCAAGTTCGTGCAGCTCTCGGCGATTTTCTGGTACAAGCTCACATTCATAACCTCGAAACAACAGTCGTCGAGATCCAAAGTGTGCAACGACTTAAGCGGAATTCCGAACTCCATCGAGTTCCATAGCAGACAGTCTCGAAGGACCAAAGTTTTGAGATTGGGAAACCCGCAGAGATTTTGGCCTGATGCGAAAATAAAGTTTGAAGATGTGCCCCAAACGCGTGAATAGAGTGTAGTGTACACCTACCTGTATAGCAACCATTGACCAGTTCAAAAAACTCCAGCTCCTGGTTGGGCTGCAGATCAAAGTTGAGCACATCCTCTGCGTCCAAACACTCAATAGTGACCCGTTTCAAGTGCGTCATTTTGGACATAATCGATCGGTAGTGGAACTCATCGGTGGCGTTCGAGTAACTGATCTCCTCCAGATTGGGGCAGTATTCCTTGACGAACTCCACCAGCAGGGACTCCTTTTGGTAGGACGCACAGTCCACTTGAAGGACTCTGATGAAGGGTCCCGCCACCTTGAAGAACCTGATCAATTGCGGCAGAGGCACCGTCTCCAGGCTGACTATGTCCAAGGCATTTCGTTGCACTCTCGCCCAGCCCTCGAAGGCCTCTCGGAACTTGGGCGCCACACAGGCCAGCAGAGCCTTATCGGTAATCTTGGGCAGAAACTCGAGAACCAGCCGGATGATGTCCTCGGGCAGATCCAGCAGACTGGTCTTGCATGacggcgatggcgatggcgaagGCTCACTTTTTTGGACGCCGCCCGGGCGATTGGAGCGAACTGGAGATGGTGACTTCACTGATCTCGATTGCGTTTTTACTTTAGGCATTTTTTGGATTATTTGCTTGTACGTAAATTTTgattaattcatttttgaCACTGCCCAGATGTTATGATAGGAAACCAGGAAAAATCAAGCTCGACCTTGTGTAACCGGGTAAGTATTTGTCATGTAGATGGTTACCGGAATTAAAGATCCAGATCTGAATACACCAGAGATCCATAGGGAAAACGACTAGGATCTTAACGAATCTCAGGACTTGGAAGTGAGTACTGATGCCAGTAGGAAAATCTGTGCATTACCCAAGATCTCCTTGGAGTCATCATATTTGTGATCCGATCCAGCATTACGAATTCCCATGGGACCAGGCACTTCCTACGGTTGACAGTGACCGCCAGCAGTTTACGGTCGACAGGTGGTGGCAATTTCGCGCATTCCTCTATTATTCATCGCATGAGcaagttttctttttgtttgacAACAATTAATTGCATAATTGCCTGAATAAATGCATAAATCAATTACCGGTGATTGAGAAGTCGCACAAGTGCCACACACCATACGCTATACgtacttacttatttatttatttttaccgGATATGTTTGAAGAATTAAGTTTCGGTTTTTGTTCACAAAGCTTTTGTAATTCACAAAAGTAAACAACTTAGGCATAATGGCAATGCCCTATAATTATtaatgaaaaggaaaacaaaactGGTATTTAAACGGGGAAATTGTTTTAGATTTAATATAAAGcagttaaattaaaattataaatttgcaCATAGTTCTAATGGGTACTTCTATAACACGGAATCAAAAGCGTTTACTTAGAGGtctattatttaaattataaattaagtagTAAGTTATTAAATAGTGCTGTTGTATGTTAAGTAACTTGTTGAAACATTCAATTTTTATACAATGGCAATTGCTAACATTGTGCTGCAAAAATGGTAATTTTTTATGattaattatatttgtatGTTTTGTTACAGAAGTCTCTGTCTTAATTGATAGTTTTATAATTGATAGATATCCCTTAGCGTTAAACAATAGATTAGGAAATAGTTCATATGCAATCATTTTAAACATAGGTTTAGCGGCGTTAAATTAGATTTTCCGCTACAAATCTTAGATCCAATGAGTCAACTGCATGGTGCCATCATGCGTCCTCTGGGTGTCCATGACGCTCATTTGGCGCACCAATCGCTTCATCGAGGGCCGGTGAACAGGTCGCCCACTTCCACTGGCCGTTGTGTCCAGGGGCGTACGCTCGTCAATCCGAGGAGCCGGCTCCCGAACCCGTCGACTGTCCCGCAGCTCCAGTTCCACCTCAGAAGCATTGGTGGAGGAGCCAGCCAGGACATCCAGGTTCTCGTACGACGCAGGTTGAGATAAAATCTCCCTGCATAAAGTAAACACAATATATATTAGTGTTATACCTGCTTTGGTCACCATATGCATCTTGAACTTACGGCTTTTGAGCGCATCTACAGCAATCTTTGAGCTGCCAGTTCTTCCCGAACTCCTCGCCCTCCTCGATGGTCTGCGGCAAGCGATGATGCAGTGTTTCCGGCAGCCGCAATCCCGTCATGCCGCCCAGCATCGAAAGGAAGCCCATGATGACCAAGGGCAGCTTAAGATTGTCCTTTCCCAAGTAGGTAATGAAAGGTATGCCAATGAGACCCAATCCTCCGATATAACTGGAAGCACCAATGCCGATACCTCGAACCTGAGTGGGATAAAGTTCGCCGGCGAAGGGATATATGATCAGGAAGGAGGCGGATAGCAAGGCCTTGGATACTAGATACAGCACAAGGGTCTCATCCACGGCATCATCGGGCAACATTACAGTGATCACACAGGCCACGCCACTGAAAAATGATGAATTTCGAATTATACACAAAAAACCGATGATGATGGGTCAAACACCTACCCCAATATCATTGATAAGCTCAATGGccatcttctgccccaggTGTCCATGAAGTACCAGCAGCACAAATAACTCGGCAGCTCCACAACAGCCGACAGAAAGAAGCTGACATACTGATTGGTGCCCAGCGCTGGTCCGTAGTAACTGAGTCCCAGATAAACCGTCTCATTGGCAAACCAACTCAGCGTGATCAGGATGGTCTTCAAACGCATGTTGGGGGTGCGACAGAGATCTGCCAGCCCCACATTGGCCatctttttcttttgcttCTTGAGCTTATCCCGTCGTATCTGAGCCTCTAGCTTGAGATGCACAGCCTCGGGAAACTCCCTGCCATTCACCTTCGCCATGCGCTCCAGAATCTTGAGGGCCTCCTCCAGGCGACCGCGCATCAAAAGCCATCGCGGTGATTCCGGCATGACGAACATGTACAGGAAATAGGCGTAAAACGGCAGGGAGGTGATGTAGGAGAGGCGCACCCAATCCCGCTCCAGATAAGTGACGCCGGACAGGAGCATGATGCCCGAAGTGTAAAAGGTGCACGTCATCACAGTCACGAAGGATCGATAGTTCTCACCCACCAGTTCCAAAGCTGCAGGCGCAGAGAAGTTATTGGCATATCGTAGAACCAAACAATCAAATACCCACATATTATAAATGGTATCTGGTAGACAGCTGGAATGGTCAGTCCTACGATGACTCGACTGCCGGCCCAAGTCCAGAAATCCTTGCTCAGCGAAGTCATTAGGCTGCCAGCCAGCAAAGTGGCCAAACAGACGAAATATGAGAGCCTTCGTCCACCACGATCATTGAGTAATCCGAAAAGATAGACTCCCACGGGACCGCCAGTGTTAAGAGCAGCCAATCCAATGGTAGGATAAATATCCCGATCGCACACTAGGTCGAACTGAAAGTGAAGGATTTAAGGTTTTGAGTAAGCCAATCCCTCGCTCCTAGCAAAGGAAGTACTGATGCTTGGGAAATGATTCGAGCGACTCCTACATGAATGACGTTGTAGTTTCAAATGAAGGCTTGATGGTCTGGTCTGCGCACATCAATCACAATAGAGGACCAGACGTCGCTTGTGTTGTACTCCCATCCCTGGGGGCACTTGATCAGTGGCCAACTGGCATTCGGCTCCATGGTCGTCAGGTCATCCTCTTCCCCCGATTCAAGGAGCTGCGTCCAGTTGACTCCGTAGGTATAACATTTGCTGTAGACCAGTTCGTCGTTATCCTTGAAAGAATTATTTCATcagttattttaaaatatacatagaATAGAAGGTTAGCTTCAGCACTATGTTTAAGTTTACCTCTCCCCCCATTTCATTGTTAGCCCCTTCGATTACTCATCGAACCACCCTCGTATCGACCCTTCACCTTAAGCAACGCACAATCAATGGGCTGACTTGATTGCCTTAGCCTCGGCACTCGTATGGCTGCAATTACTCACCAGTTCCTTGGGTATGGACAGCGATTTTCTCTGCTCCAGGGGCATGTCGAGTAGCTCCGGGATGCGACACCAATAGTCATCCGGAGTATCAGCCATAAACAACTGGTTAAAGGCACAAAAACCGCACGGTATGCAGGCGGGCAGGCAAATTCCGAAAACCAAGAGCTTCTGGTATTTTCCGAATTCGCCAATGGTGGGCAGAAGGTCGTCCAGATCGAAGGCCTCCTGGAAAGAAAACAGTCTAGAGAAGATGAAGGACCGTGACTCACAGATACGCACATCCACCGAGGGCTGGGATTCGGGCTTGTGGCGTTGTCGCAGCTCCGAAAGTTCATCATATTCGTCCCCATCGTTGTCCTCAATATCTGACATGGATGCGCCGCTGGACAAGCTCTGAGCTGGAAATGTTTACTCACACTGCCTGGTTGGCCCAGCTCACGGAAGCCATAGAAGCAACCCACTGACAACTGTCAGTTGTCTAGGGTTGAAAGAATGAGCTGGTTCTGTTGATAGTAAAAAGTTTGTCGCAGCGGGCTCGATTCGTaatttatagttttgtttattctTTAGTCGCAAGTTAGATTTAAATAGTTTAAACTaatgtatttaaaatattacaCGTGAATTCAATCCTGCTCGAATTACGGCTAAGACGAGCCACTAATTACAATTGTTAGGCTTTGATATTACAAGTAGAGAACGGGGTTTAAAGTACTTCGTTTTGCAGCTCAATACTTTTAAGGGGATTTCAGTTTTTTTCTTAATAATTTCTTCTTTTCTTGGAATCGTTGCTAGAGCTGGGAAATGGACACTGCTAAATTTTACGCCTAAAGATTAACAGAACGAAGAGCTATACAAAAGATGCTTCAAGTCGTTTTAACTCGAACTCGGTTGCTGTTTACTGCTTAAAAATTATTGCGCGCTTCGTTACTCCACTGTTCTTTGCCTGATACAAACATATGTTATTATACACATATCAATCGTAATTATAGTAAACAGAAAACTGTCTGTGCCGGGCGCACAGCGCAGaaatcacacacacattaGGCTTAAGTGTAAATTTGTGGCTACACATACAAAAATACATTCGCACGAGCTCCCTCCTGAATTATGCGGTTTAATCCACCTTGACCACACTGTAGATCTTGCGTATGAACCAAAAGCACGCAAAGAACCCGATGGTGCCGGTCAGCAAAAAGAACAGGAATACCATAATGGCCGTGTAGCCGAAATACAGGAACGTCGAGGCACTATCCTTGATCGAAAGCTTTGTGACGAAGTAGTGGCAGCAGTAGATGAACAGATAGACTGCTGTAAAGCCGGACGTCAGGAAGGAGCGCCACCACCAGTGATAGTCCTCCGCACACAAGTGGAAGTAGCACAGCAGAATGGTGGTCTCCGAGCATGTGATGACCAATATGACAAAGACCAGGAACAGAAAGCCGAACATGTAGTAAATCTGGCTGGACCACAGCGAGCTCAGGATAAAGAACAGCTGAATGAAGATGCAGCCAAAGGGTAGAACGCCGCCCATAACGATTCCAGGAATAGGCTGTGTGTAGATCGATTGGTCCGGAATCTGTCGGGGAATCTGGTTGGTACGCACAGGGTGCTCCAGTGCCTGAAATCATACAGACAAATGTAAGGAATCCGGATAAAAACTAGCTAAATATATTCTTACGCGCTTGCGGAATCCAAAGTAAGCTCCAACAAAGGTTAGTGGCACAGAGACGCCAAACCACAAGGCAAGTAGAGCAATTAGCGTGCTAAATGGCACAGCTCCGGAGCTATTTTCCCCCCACAGCACCAGATTCATGACGAAGAACAATGAGAAGACCACactaaaaaagaaaaacgattaaaaattaatatcgCTTTAAGTTCAAAGAACTTACCCAGGGCAAACGATCGAGGTAAGGATGACATTACTCTTCCATTTCAGCCCACCGAAACTCTTGTAGATACGCGCAGACACGTAACCAGCCGGTGTACCCAACGAAACAAACAAGACCATGGAACAGGTCATCAGGGCTCCCCGATTGGCTGGGGACAAGAATCCCAGGCAGGCAAATGCTAAGGTGATCATGGCCATCACAAGCACCTGCACACCCGAACCCAAGAAGACCGACAACAGCATGCCCTTCCGCGGCGGCCTGA
This genomic stretch from Drosophila mauritiana strain mau12 chromosome 2L, ASM438214v1, whole genome shotgun sequence harbors:
- the LOC117143151 gene encoding uncharacterized protein LOC117143151; translated protein: MPKVKTQSRSVKSPSPVRSNRPGGVQKSEPSPSPSPSCKTSLLDLPEDIIRLVLEFLPKITDKALLACVAPKFREAFEGWARVQRNALDIVSLETVPLPQLIRFFKVAGPFIRVLQVDCASYQKESLLVEFVKEYCPNLEEISYSNATDEFHYRSIMSKMTHLKRVTIECLDAEDVLNFDLQPNQELEFFELVNGCYTGQNLCGFPNLKTLVLRDCLLWNSMEFGIPLKSLHTLDLDDCCFEVMNVSLYQKIAESCTNLVELIFSGCDTNFEVIANLPNLERCTLKTWMTSNELNIGFLTVLAEKRGNKLTHLHLSGQFHITNEHARCLGQLSSLRDLRFSNNDILDDDHFKFFNDLSQLELFGLTACGRVMDVGMMRMVRKCPQLKVVDLTDCEQITEEFVIQAIGFCLKGSGRDVVLNVKGTNIRRPILTHPDYVDSLNRLRVNFI
- the LOC117143079 gene encoding carcinine transporter, which produces MSDIEDNDGDEYDELSELRQRHKPESQPSVDEAFDLDDLLPTIGEFGKYQKLLVFGICLPACIPCGFCAFNQLFMADTPDDYWCRIPELLDMPLEQRKSLSIPKELDNDELVYSKCYTYGVNWTQLLESGEEDDLTTMEPNASWPLIKCPQGWEYNTSDVWSSIVIDFDLVCDRDIYPTIGLAALNTGGPVGVYLFGLLNDRGGRRLSYFVCLATLLAGSLMTSLSKDFWTWAGSRVIVGLTIPAVYQIPFIISLELVGENYRSFVTVMTCTFYTSGIMLLSGVTYLERDWVRLSYITSLPFYAYFLYMFVMPESPRWLLMRGRLEEALKILERMAKVNGREFPEAVHLKLEAQIRRDKLKKQKKKMANVGLADLCRTPNMRLKTILITLSWFANETVYLGLSYYGPALGTNQYVSFFLSAVVELPSYLCCWYFMDTWGRRWPLSLSMILGGVACVITVMLPDDAVDETLVLYLVSKALLSASFLIIYPFAGELYPTQVRGIGIGASSYIGGLGLIGIPFITYLGKDNLKLPLVIMGFLSMLGGMTGLRLPETLHHRLPQTIEEGEEFGKNWQLKDCCRCAQKPEILSQPASYENLDVLAGSSTNASEVELELRDSRRVREPAPRIDERTPLDTTASGSGRPVHRPSMKRLVRQMSVMDTQRTHDGTMQLTHWI